In Pedobacter sp. WC2423, the following are encoded in one genomic region:
- a CDS encoding ATP-binding protein, translating into MTNNKTPDDLIPAHDEIRLKKLYQYEILDTHSETDFDTIALMAAEIFGTKKAFVTFVDKGHVFVKASSSRIEVDHISRAYGLCSLSIMEDDLTIFHDTHQFPELMKNPYISRPGGVRFYAAAQIRTADGFALGTVCVLDAEPRTTVTDHQSRMLLLLSRMVMEKLETRMVSRKIVRAYDDRLHRLAHDMKNPITSISLYAQLLGSREMTSEKVFTMAAKIENSAKGVEQKLNNLLTDARSENSMVELVHEPVIISNLLLQMQQSFELSLIAKNQTLIINNELSALIYADRERILDVLDNLLSNAMKYSYEGATIIINTSLSEDQLIIEFKDEGLGLSEEDMKKLFTKFAKLSAIPTAHEKSYGLGLFIVKMLVESHKGKVWAESEGKNFGSSFFISLPTYKQG; encoded by the coding sequence ATGACAAATAATAAAACGCCGGATGATCTTATTCCTGCTCATGATGAGATCAGATTAAAAAAGTTATATCAATATGAAATTCTGGACACCCATTCTGAAACGGATTTTGATACGATAGCGCTAATGGCGGCCGAAATATTTGGAACTAAGAAAGCTTTTGTGACTTTTGTTGATAAAGGACATGTTTTCGTCAAAGCGAGCAGCAGCAGAATTGAGGTTGACCATATTTCCAGAGCTTACGGCCTCTGCTCACTGAGTATTATGGAGGATGACCTGACTATTTTTCACGACACTCATCAATTTCCGGAGTTAATGAAAAACCCTTACATCTCCAGACCGGGAGGTGTGCGGTTTTATGCAGCCGCACAGATCAGAACCGCCGATGGGTTTGCATTGGGCACAGTTTGCGTTTTAGATGCAGAACCCCGGACCACAGTAACTGATCATCAGTCCAGAATGCTCTTGCTACTTTCCAGAATGGTTATGGAGAAGCTGGAAACAAGAATGGTCAGCAGAAAAATTGTAAGAGCTTATGATGACCGGTTGCATCGCCTGGCCCATGATATGAAAAACCCAATCACCTCAATTTCATTATATGCGCAATTACTGGGCAGCCGTGAAATGACCAGTGAAAAAGTATTTACTATGGCCGCTAAAATTGAAAATTCTGCTAAAGGAGTAGAGCAGAAGCTTAACAATTTGCTTACCGATGCCAGAAGCGAGAATTCAATGGTTGAATTAGTGCATGAACCAGTGATTATTAGTAACCTGCTTTTGCAGATGCAGCAGTCGTTTGAGTTGTCGCTGATTGCGAAAAATCAAACCTTAATCATTAATAATGAGCTCTCTGCTTTAATCTATGCCGATCGGGAACGGATACTGGATGTACTGGATAATTTGTTGAGCAATGCGATGAAGTACTCTTACGAAGGCGCTACAATTATCATTAATACTTCGCTGTCCGAAGACCAGTTAATCATTGAGTTTAAAGATGAAGGCCTTGGCCTGAGTGAAGAGGATATGAAAAAGCTATTTACGAAATTCGCAAAGCTAAGTGCTATCCCTACAGCACATGAAAAATCTTACGGCTTAGGTTTGTTTATTGTGAAAATGCTGGTGGAAAGCCATAAAGGTAAAGTATGGGCAGAAAGTGAAGGTAAAAACTTTGGAAGCTCTTTTTTCATCTCTCTGCCCACTTATAAACAAGGATAA
- a CDS encoding phosphocholine-specific phospholipase C, which yields MNSRRDFLKKAAMFSGAAGLANVIPMSIQKAMAIEADPGTTFYDAEHVVFLMQENRSFDHMFGKLNGVRGFNDPRAAILPNKNKVWLQQDASGNTFAPFHIDINKTKITWQGGLPHSWNDQIAARNQGKYDKWVPVKTLMTLGHYERTDVPFYYALADAFTICDHSFCSSLTGTTPNRLFFWSGTIRPEQNGKAVAAVNNSQAESHTGTFVDWDTFPELLEDNGISWKVYQNELWTVNLQDKRVGDWVDNYGDNALEYVKRYNVKLSAYFRKHGDQTNKKEILTAEQVTAKYNKLSQKERNLIDKAFATNINMPGDYLELEPFTYTDDQGKKETVDIPKNDIFHQFRTDVDQGKLPAVSWLVAPQRFSDHTSSPLYGTWYVSEAIDILTKNPEIWKKTIFVLTYDENDGYFDHIPPFVAPNPNDPETGKVSSKMNIDVEWEAKTGSPLGLGYRVPMLIASPWSKGGYVNSQVFDHTSSQQFLEKFLSKKTGKKIKNNNISDWRRAVCGDLTSAFRPYNGEKIVNPESLKKEQVVTSIQNAKNKPAQVTPDALTAAEITAINANIPFSSASPVAMPVQEKGTRKSCALPYQLFAEANLNADKTAIELRFESGKTGFGQLLEPVGSAFNVTSLNPYAEVIGKNWDYAVNAGDQVTHQLQLSKFKTENYNLLVRGPNGFFRHFKGSKNDPELTVNCTYEKSGLLKEKLSGNVSILLENTGAAALTLEIKPGVYAGNPQKIQLKPKSKEQVVLNLGKNSGWYDFTIVTTDEAYSRQYAGHVETGKESISDPYMAGIL from the coding sequence ATGAATTCCAGAAGAGACTTTTTAAAGAAAGCAGCAATGTTTTCTGGTGCTGCCGGTTTAGCAAACGTAATTCCAATGTCGATACAAAAGGCAATGGCAATTGAAGCAGATCCCGGAACTACTTTTTATGATGCAGAACACGTGGTATTCCTGATGCAGGAAAATCGCTCTTTTGATCACATGTTTGGTAAACTGAACGGCGTACGCGGATTTAATGATCCCCGCGCAGCAATTCTGCCCAACAAGAATAAAGTGTGGCTGCAACAAGACGCTTCTGGAAATACTTTCGCACCCTTCCACATAGATATTAACAAAACCAAGATCACCTGGCAGGGGGGACTGCCTCACTCCTGGAATGATCAGATTGCAGCGCGTAATCAAGGGAAATATGATAAATGGGTACCTGTTAAAACACTCATGACCTTAGGACACTATGAGCGTACTGATGTCCCTTTTTATTATGCACTGGCTGATGCCTTTACGATTTGTGATCATAGTTTCTGTTCTTCACTGACCGGGACTACACCAAACAGGTTATTCTTCTGGTCAGGTACGATCCGTCCGGAGCAAAATGGAAAAGCTGTAGCAGCAGTCAATAACTCACAGGCTGAATCCCATACTGGTACTTTTGTAGACTGGGATACTTTTCCAGAATTACTGGAAGACAATGGCATATCCTGGAAGGTTTATCAAAACGAACTCTGGACGGTAAATTTACAGGATAAAAGAGTTGGTGATTGGGTGGATAATTATGGTGATAACGCCTTGGAATATGTGAAAAGATATAACGTTAAACTTTCTGCCTACTTCCGTAAACATGGTGACCAGACTAATAAAAAAGAAATTTTAACCGCAGAACAAGTCACTGCAAAATACAATAAACTGAGCCAGAAAGAGAGAAACCTGATCGACAAAGCATTTGCGACCAATATCAATATGCCGGGAGATTATCTGGAACTTGAACCCTTCACTTATACCGATGATCAGGGAAAAAAAGAAACAGTGGATATCCCTAAAAATGATATTTTCCATCAGTTCCGGACAGATGTAGATCAGGGTAAATTACCTGCTGTTTCCTGGTTAGTTGCTCCTCAGCGTTTCTCAGACCATACCAGTTCCCCTTTATACGGAACATGGTATGTATCCGAGGCCATTGACATTCTGACTAAGAACCCTGAAATCTGGAAAAAAACCATCTTTGTTTTAACTTATGATGAGAATGATGGATATTTTGACCATATCCCTCCATTTGTAGCTCCGAATCCTAATGATCCGGAAACAGGAAAAGTCTCTTCAAAAATGAATATTGACGTAGAATGGGAAGCTAAAACGGGAAGCCCGCTTGGGTTGGGTTACCGCGTACCGATGCTGATCGCTTCACCATGGAGTAAAGGAGGATATGTAAATTCACAAGTATTTGACCATACCTCTTCACAACAATTCCTGGAGAAATTTCTAAGTAAAAAGACGGGTAAGAAGATTAAAAATAACAATATCAGTGATTGGAGAAGGGCCGTTTGCGGAGACTTAACCTCAGCTTTCAGACCTTATAACGGAGAAAAAATAGTTAACCCTGAATCTTTGAAAAAAGAGCAGGTAGTGACCAGTATTCAAAATGCGAAGAATAAACCTGCGCAGGTTACTCCTGATGCATTAACTGCAGCAGAAATAACGGCAATTAATGCCAATATTCCATTTTCTTCTGCATCGCCGGTAGCTATGCCAGTACAAGAAAAGGGCACAAGAAAATCCTGCGCTTTGCCTTACCAATTATTTGCAGAAGCTAACCTGAATGCTGATAAAACGGCGATAGAATTAAGATTTGAATCTGGTAAAACAGGATTTGGGCAATTACTGGAACCAGTAGGTTCTGCATTCAATGTGACTTCTTTAAATCCGTATGCTGAGGTTATTGGTAAAAACTGGGATTATGCGGTTAATGCAGGAGATCAGGTAACACACCAGCTTCAGTTGAGTAAATTTAAAACTGAAAATTATAACCTGCTGGTTAGAGGGCCTAATGGATTTTTCAGACATTTCAAGGGCAGTAAAAATGATCCGGAACTTACCGTAAACTGCACCTATGAAAAATCGGGGTTACTGAAGGAAAAACTTAGCGGAAATGTGAGTATACTATTGGAAAATACAGGAGCAGCAGCTTTAACGCTTGAAATCAAACCGGGAGTATATGCAGGTAATCCGCAAAAAATCCAATTAAAACCTAAAAGTAAAGAACAGGTAGTTTTAAACCTTGGGAAAAATTCAGGATGGTATGATTTTACTATTGTAACCACAGACGAGGCTTATAGCAGACAATATGCAGGCCACGTGGAAACCGGGAAAGAATCTATTTCTGATCCTTACATGGCAGGAATTCTGTAA
- a CDS encoding FAD-dependent oxidoreductase produces the protein MNLPIIFSIDDDPQVLRAISRDLKIKYGKEYKILSTTSAQEALDMLIELKNSADVVALFLCDQRMPEMEGVAFLEKAMLIYPEAKRVLLTAYSDTEAAIKAINDVKLDYYLIKPWDPPEDKLYPVINDLLDDWQGDYTPEFKGIRVVGFQFSPLSHVVKDYLASNLIPYRWMDVQTNPDAASLLTLNKLTNDDLPMVLMDDGTFLTKPSIKEIAAKIGKNPEIIHDMYDVVIIGAGPAGLAAAVYGASEGLKTLMIERKAPGGQAGTSSRIENYLGFPAGLSGADLTRRAISQAVRLGAGFLSPQSVSDIKQKDGYKTIILEDGPEIISRAVIITTGVDYRKLEVKGVSDLTGAGIYYGAATTEASACRDKNVYIIGGGNSAGQAAMYLSKFACSVNIVIRKDDLTSTMSSYLIDQIGHTSNVHVLGNTEVIEAKGDKCLEKLVLINVKTKETREEEAAALYIFIGAKPYTDWLKLNILKDEKGFIETGRELRNYENFNKTWKLKRDPFLLETSCAGIFAAGDVRSGAMNRVASAVGEGSMAISFVHKYLAEV, from the coding sequence ATGAACCTTCCTATAATTTTTTCTATAGATGATGATCCACAGGTTTTGCGTGCAATCAGCCGTGACCTGAAAATAAAATACGGTAAAGAATATAAAATATTAAGTACAACTTCTGCTCAGGAGGCACTGGATATGCTGATCGAACTTAAAAACAGTGCAGATGTGGTCGCTTTATTTTTATGTGACCAGCGGATGCCTGAAATGGAAGGTGTAGCTTTTCTGGAAAAAGCAATGCTGATTTATCCCGAAGCGAAGCGTGTCCTGCTGACCGCTTATTCTGATACCGAAGCTGCAATTAAAGCTATCAATGATGTGAAACTGGATTATTATCTGATTAAACCATGGGATCCGCCAGAAGATAAGCTGTATCCTGTAATTAATGATCTGCTGGATGATTGGCAGGGTGATTATACGCCTGAATTTAAAGGAATCAGAGTGGTCGGTTTTCAGTTCTCCCCGTTATCGCATGTGGTCAAAGATTATTTAGCCAGCAATTTAATTCCATATCGATGGATGGATGTGCAGACTAATCCTGATGCGGCCAGTTTATTGACACTTAATAAACTGACAAATGATGATCTGCCTATGGTTTTAATGGATGATGGGACATTTTTAACTAAACCTTCTATTAAGGAAATTGCGGCTAAAATAGGAAAGAACCCGGAAATTATTCATGACATGTACGATGTGGTGATTATTGGTGCGGGCCCGGCGGGTTTAGCTGCGGCAGTTTATGGGGCTTCCGAAGGATTAAAAACATTGATGATCGAACGTAAAGCTCCCGGAGGACAGGCAGGGACAAGTTCAAGAATAGAAAACTATCTGGGCTTCCCTGCTGGATTGAGCGGAGCAGATCTGACCAGAAGAGCAATCAGCCAGGCTGTACGTTTAGGTGCTGGATTCTTATCTCCGCAATCGGTGAGCGATATCAAACAAAAAGATGGCTATAAAACCATTATCCTGGAAGACGGGCCTGAGATTATCAGCCGTGCGGTGATCATCACCACGGGTGTTGATTACCGGAAGCTGGAAGTAAAAGGTGTTTCTGATCTGACCGGTGCTGGTATTTATTATGGTGCTGCCACTACAGAAGCCAGTGCCTGCAGAGACAAAAATGTTTATATCATTGGCGGAGGAAACTCGGCTGGGCAGGCAGCCATGTATTTGTCAAAGTTTGCTTGCAGTGTAAACATTGTTATCCGTAAAGATGATTTGACATCGACCATGTCCTCTTACCTGATTGATCAGATCGGACATACATCTAATGTGCATGTTTTAGGGAATACCGAAGTGATTGAAGCGAAAGGAGATAAGTGTTTAGAGAAACTGGTACTGATTAACGTTAAAACAAAAGAGACCAGAGAAGAAGAAGCAGCAGCACTTTATATTTTTATAGGCGCTAAACCCTATACAGACTGGTTGAAGCTGAATATACTGAAAGATGAAAAAGGTTTCATTGAGACTGGCCGTGAATTGAGGAATTATGAGAATTTCAATAAAACATGGAAACTGAAAAGAGATCCTTTTTTATTGGAAACCAGTTGTGCGGGTATTTTTGCCGCAGGTGATGTCCGCTCGGGTGCCATGAACAGGGTAGCTTCCGCAGTAGGAGAAGGCTCTATGGCGATCAGCTTTGTCCATAAGTACCTGGCTGAAGTTTAA
- a CDS encoding ATP-binding protein — protein MHIVTVLWLKSLDFFSNVPDDQLQWFIDNSENQLLNDGDYLTRPGDPIEGPHVLVAGKLSLHMLQNGSKREFVMFNKGDISGYLPYSRGKISGGYAQAIGEVQLLSFHTDSIQEMIKDHFELTQSLVHVMSNRVREFTAMQQQNEKMMALGKLSAGLAHELNNPASAIVRDSISLKEHLRMGPEVFKKVAAITIAEAQIDKLNEVLFGILASKEKPLLNLKQRMVLEDEIADWFEAQNVENGYAIAESFVDFNFSVADLEACAAPVAEHLSPVFNWISNLLVTERMVEDIQESSKRIADLVNSVKTFTHMDRGMDKEYADIHMGIRNTLTMLGHKIKKGNITVVEEYDETLPQIKGIIGELNQVWTNLIDNAIDAMEPNQKGTLILKTEKDREFVNVFIIDDGPGIPADILSSIFDPFFTTKPMGKGTGMGLEVVQRIIHQHNGSVKVKSVPGRTEFMVCFPLEN, from the coding sequence ATGCATATCGTAACAGTTTTATGGCTTAAGTCACTCGATTTTTTTAGTAATGTTCCTGATGATCAGTTACAGTGGTTTATAGATAACAGTGAAAATCAATTGCTGAATGACGGTGATTACCTGACCAGGCCAGGCGATCCGATCGAGGGACCTCATGTGCTTGTAGCAGGTAAGTTGAGTCTTCATATGTTACAGAATGGTTCCAAACGTGAATTTGTGATGTTTAACAAAGGGGATATCTCAGGTTATCTGCCTTATTCCAGAGGGAAGATTTCGGGGGGATATGCGCAGGCAATTGGCGAGGTTCAACTCTTGAGTTTCCATACAGACAGTATTCAGGAAATGATCAAGGATCATTTTGAGCTGACACAATCACTCGTTCATGTGATGAGTAACCGCGTCAGAGAGTTTACAGCAATGCAGCAGCAAAATGAAAAAATGATGGCACTCGGTAAATTGAGTGCCGGGCTGGCGCATGAGCTGAACAATCCTGCTTCAGCAATTGTACGTGACTCTATTTCACTGAAGGAACACTTAAGAATGGGGCCGGAAGTTTTTAAGAAAGTGGCGGCCATCACTATTGCCGAAGCTCAGATCGACAAATTAAATGAGGTATTGTTCGGAATATTAGCCAGTAAAGAGAAACCTCTTTTGAACTTAAAACAGCGGATGGTGCTGGAAGATGAAATTGCAGACTGGTTTGAAGCGCAGAACGTTGAGAACGGTTATGCAATTGCAGAGAGTTTCGTTGACTTTAACTTTAGTGTTGCTGATCTGGAAGCCTGTGCAGCACCAGTTGCCGAACATCTTTCTCCGGTTTTTAACTGGATCAGTAATCTGCTGGTTACAGAGCGGATGGTCGAAGATATTCAGGAATCCTCTAAAAGAATAGCTGATCTGGTTAATTCAGTTAAAACATTCACCCATATGGATAGGGGCATGGATAAAGAATACGCAGATATTCATATGGGTATCCGCAATACACTGACCATGTTAGGTCACAAAATCAAGAAAGGGAATATTACAGTAGTGGAAGAGTATGATGAAACGCTTCCGCAGATCAAAGGAATAATTGGCGAATTAAATCAGGTCTGGACAAACCTGATCGACAATGCCATTGATGCCATGGAACCCAACCAGAAAGGTACTTTAATCCTGAAAACAGAAAAGGACAGAGAATTTGTTAATGTCTTTATTATTGATGATGGCCCTGGCATTCCTGCCGACATTCTCTCTAGTATATTTGATCCTTTTTTCACGACTAAACCCATGGGTAAAGGCACAGGTATGGGGCTGGAAGTAGTTCAAAGAATCATTCACCAGCACAATGGTAGTGTTAAGGTTAAATCTGTCCCGGGCCGAACGGAATTTATGGTATGTTTTCCGTTAGAAAACTAA
- a CDS encoding DUF5690 family protein, with amino-acid sequence MKFIDRLRAKVATLPYAVISVMAALAAFGTYTAMYSFRKAFAAGTFTDHQYVHLDYKVWLVIAQVMGYMLSKFYGIRFISEIKGNNRGKSILILIGISWLALLGFALVPAPWNIAFLFINGFPLGMIWGLVFGYLEGRKSTEFMAAVMSISLIFASGFVKTIGRTLLTDFHINEYNMPFLTGAIFVIPLLLFVFCLELMPPPTAEDKKLRVERKPMNAKERKDFLIRFLPGIILTLIIYVLLTIMRDVRDNFEVEIWADLGVKSNNIYTHIDLFISVIVLIAMSLLILVKKNIRAFSIIHLFIIAGCLLVGMSTYFFDHRMISPIAWMTTAGLGLYLAYVPYNAIFFERMIASFNYRSNAGFIMYVADAAGYLASVSILLVKELGKPNISWGNFFKEGIMLVAIVGVISGVLSLIYFLQTAQKNRNKEKKAKEQKTREQLLIAYHYE; translated from the coding sequence ATGAAATTCATAGATCGTCTGCGCGCTAAAGTCGCAACATTACCGTACGCTGTAATCTCTGTAATGGCCGCTTTAGCTGCATTTGGAACTTATACAGCTATGTATTCCTTTCGCAAGGCATTTGCAGCAGGCACTTTTACGGATCACCAGTATGTGCACCTTGACTATAAAGTATGGTTGGTGATTGCACAGGTTATGGGGTATATGTTAAGTAAGTTTTATGGTATTCGTTTTATCTCCGAAATCAAAGGGAATAACCGGGGTAAAAGCATTTTGATTTTAATTGGAATTTCATGGCTTGCCTTGCTGGGGTTCGCACTCGTTCCTGCCCCCTGGAATATCGCATTCCTATTTATTAATGGTTTTCCATTAGGGATGATCTGGGGACTGGTATTCGGCTATCTGGAGGGTAGAAAGTCTACTGAATTTATGGCAGCTGTAATGTCTATCAGTTTAATTTTCGCTTCTGGTTTTGTCAAAACTATCGGTCGTACTTTATTGACAGATTTTCATATCAATGAATATAATATGCCTTTCCTTACGGGAGCAATATTTGTAATCCCGCTATTACTTTTTGTGTTTTGCCTGGAACTGATGCCCCCTCCTACTGCGGAAGATAAAAAGTTAAGGGTAGAACGTAAGCCAATGAATGCTAAAGAGCGAAAGGATTTCCTGATCCGATTTTTACCGGGTATTATTCTGACACTGATTATCTATGTGCTATTAACAATTATGCGTGATGTCAGGGATAATTTTGAAGTAGAAATCTGGGCAGACCTGGGCGTAAAGAGCAATAATATTTATACACATATAGACCTGTTCATTTCAGTTATTGTTTTGATTGCGATGAGTCTGCTGATTTTGGTTAAAAAGAACATCAGGGCTTTTAGTATTATTCACTTATTTATTATTGCAGGATGTTTGCTGGTCGGCATGTCTACTTATTTTTTTGATCACAGGATGATCAGTCCGATTGCCTGGATGACAACCGCAGGCCTGGGTCTTTATCTTGCTTATGTTCCTTACAATGCCATATTTTTTGAAAGGATGATTGCTTCTTTCAATTATCGCAGCAATGCTGGCTTTATTATGTATGTAGCTGATGCTGCGGGTTATTTAGCGAGCGTAAGTATTTTGTTAGTCAAAGAACTGGGCAAACCCAATATTAGCTGGGGTAACTTTTTCAAAGAAGGTATAATGCTCGTTGCCATTGTGGGTGTGATTAGCGGAGTGTTATCCCTGATTTACTTTTTACAAACCGCACAAAAGAATCGAAATAAAGAAAAAAAAGCTAAAGAACAGAAAACAAGAGAACAGCTTTTAATAGCGTATCATTATGAGTAA